A genomic region of Glycine max cultivar Williams 82 chromosome 15, Glycine_max_v4.0, whole genome shotgun sequence contains the following coding sequences:
- the LOC100810643 gene encoding uncharacterized protein has protein sequence MKKLYHKGTVHPSPPLISDQLSFLPAAILTLAAALSPEDREVLSYLISCSSSATSTSTFSGNARRKTGAETEHSPSFSCSCFCCYTSYWVRWDESPNHQLIHEIIDAYEDSLSKKGNKGKKNGKGKKEKRNNKKGCSSTTTSSNHTHEHAHSSELKRSELASSPSRESAESEPVVEIHTNISGDESCEGVVVEEKGSVRRFMSFVGERIWGAWGQ, from the coding sequence ATGAAGAAGCTCTACCATAAAGGGACGGTTCACCCGTCGCCACCCCTCATCTCCGACCAACTCTCCTTCCTCCCGGCGGCCATCCTCACCCTCGCGGCGGCGCTCTCACCCGAGGACAGAGAAGTCCTCTCCTACCTCATCTCCTGCTCCTCCTCCGCCACCTCCACCTCCACCTTCTCCGGCAACGCGCGGCGGAAAACCGGCGCGGAAACCGAACATTCCCCTTCATTCAGCTGCAGTTGCTTCTGCTGCTACACGAGTTACTGGGTTAGGTGGGACGAGTCACCGAATCACCAGCTCATACACGAGATCATCGACGCCTACGAGGATTCGCTTTCGAAAAAGGGCAACAAGGGTAAGAAGAACGGTAagggaaagaaagagaagaggaaCAACAAGAAAGGGTGTAGTAGCACTACTACTAGTAGTAATCACACGCACGAGCACGCGCATTCGAGCGAGTTGAAGCGCTCCGAGTTAGCGAGTTCGCCGAGTCGCGAATCGGCCGAGTCGGAACCGGTGGTGGAGATTCACACTAATATTAGTGGCGATGAAAGTTGTGAAGGGGTTGTGGTTGAAGAGAAAGGGTCGGTGAGAAGGTTCATGAGTTTCGTTGGTGAAAGGATTTGGGGCGCGTGGGGACAGTGA